In Salana multivorans, a single genomic region encodes these proteins:
- a CDS encoding TPM domain-containing protein, giving the protein MHGSPTHVLPPGHLTAPTRSRALALALLTGLLAVVLAGAGLLLLAPQARADAPMFVPEPLTDLTSAQVLENGRSDAETAISDLQAEGRYRLWAVYVDSFDGTSGYEWAEQSAEMSSLSTSDVLVAVAVDDRAYGLWAGNDVSDGLYDRVEDRVIEALSAAADDGAPWSGAVVAAADTLSGGDGSGAAGWVVVGVLGAGAAGVGAWAYSRRKKGAGAAGAQDPNALPTDELVARSGTALVAIDDELRSFEEDLGFAEAQFGSDATGTFAQVLADAKARVSHAFAQRKQLDQATQEPQRRALAIEILTTCDHVSAALREQSEAFEALRREQADAPQHLQQLLQQADEVAGRVAPARSTLDMLGVQYPPSALATVSGNPDQAARLVDGARGALATAQQELTAQNASGAVSQLRVAENALGQARDLLGAVDRAKDDLAAAGPKLQAAVASITSDFADASRLAPSDPAVTTLVTAGQAAVAQAQTAMTPQGDPLGALAALGGAETALDAALAPYREQAEVLQRAKAQLANRSAQLDSTIRGVNDYITSRRGAVGPTARTELAEGIRLYTLSQQIAATDPAQALETLRQAEVHVGRARMLAEQDVSTWQSGQGGYGGGGGGVDVGSLILGGLLAGGGRRSSWGGGSSWGGGSSWGGSSGSRGGSRGGSSRGGFGGGSRSSGGGSRGGSSGRSRGGRF; this is encoded by the coding sequence ATGCACGGATCCCCGACGCACGTCCTCCCGCCCGGCCACCTCACCGCCCCGACGCGGTCGCGAGCCCTCGCGCTCGCGCTCCTGACGGGGCTGCTGGCCGTCGTGCTCGCGGGCGCCGGCCTGCTGCTCCTCGCGCCGCAGGCGCGTGCCGACGCCCCGATGTTCGTCCCGGAGCCCCTCACCGACCTCACGTCGGCGCAGGTCCTGGAGAACGGCCGGTCCGACGCCGAGACCGCGATCTCGGACCTGCAGGCCGAGGGGCGGTACCGGCTGTGGGCCGTGTACGTCGACTCGTTCGACGGCACCTCCGGGTACGAGTGGGCCGAGCAGAGCGCGGAGATGTCGTCGCTGTCGACGTCGGACGTGCTCGTCGCCGTGGCCGTCGACGACCGGGCGTACGGCCTCTGGGCCGGCAACGACGTGTCCGACGGGCTGTACGACCGGGTCGAGGACCGCGTGATCGAGGCCCTGTCCGCGGCGGCCGACGACGGCGCCCCGTGGTCGGGCGCGGTCGTCGCCGCGGCGGACACGCTCTCGGGCGGCGACGGCTCGGGTGCGGCCGGCTGGGTCGTCGTCGGCGTGCTCGGTGCCGGCGCCGCCGGCGTCGGCGCCTGGGCCTACTCGCGGCGCAAGAAGGGCGCCGGGGCTGCGGGCGCCCAGGACCCGAACGCCCTGCCGACGGACGAGCTGGTCGCCCGGTCCGGGACGGCCCTCGTCGCGATCGACGACGAGCTGCGCAGCTTCGAGGAGGACCTCGGGTTCGCCGAGGCCCAGTTCGGCAGCGACGCGACGGGGACGTTCGCGCAGGTGCTGGCCGACGCCAAGGCGCGGGTCTCGCACGCGTTCGCGCAGCGCAAGCAGCTCGACCAGGCGACGCAGGAGCCCCAGCGGCGCGCGCTCGCGATCGAGATCCTCACGACGTGCGACCACGTCTCGGCCGCGCTGCGGGAGCAGTCGGAGGCGTTCGAGGCGCTGCGCCGGGAGCAGGCCGACGCCCCGCAGCACCTGCAGCAGCTCCTCCAGCAGGCCGACGAGGTCGCGGGACGGGTGGCCCCGGCGCGCTCGACGCTCGACATGCTCGGCGTCCAGTACCCGCCGAGCGCCCTCGCCACCGTGAGCGGCAACCCGGACCAGGCCGCGCGCCTCGTCGACGGGGCGCGCGGCGCGCTCGCCACGGCGCAGCAGGAGCTCACGGCCCAGAACGCGAGCGGCGCGGTGTCCCAGCTCCGGGTCGCGGAGAACGCGCTCGGCCAGGCACGCGACCTGCTCGGCGCCGTCGACCGCGCCAAGGACGACCTCGCGGCGGCCGGTCCCAAGCTCCAGGCCGCCGTCGCGTCGATCACGAGCGACTTCGCCGACGCCAGCCGGCTCGCACCGTCGGACCCGGCCGTCACGACGCTCGTCACGGCCGGCCAGGCGGCCGTCGCCCAGGCGCAGACCGCGATGACGCCGCAGGGGGACCCGCTCGGGGCGCTGGCCGCGCTCGGCGGCGCGGAGACGGCGCTCGACGCCGCGCTCGCGCCCTACCGGGAGCAGGCCGAGGTCCTCCAGCGGGCCAAGGCGCAGCTCGCCAACCGCTCGGCGCAGCTCGACTCCACCATCCGCGGGGTCAACGACTACATCACCTCCCGCCGCGGCGCCGTCGGGCCGACCGCCCGCACCGAGCTCGCCGAGGGCATCCGGCTCTACACGCTGTCCCAGCAGATCGCCGCGACCGACCCGGCCCAGGCGCTCGAGACGCTGCGGCAGGCGGAGGTGCACGTCGGCCGAGCCCGCATGCTCGCTGAGCAGGACGTGAGCACGTGGCAGAGCGGTCAGGGCGGCTACGGGGGCGGGGGCGGCGGCGTGGACGTCGGCTCGCTCATCCTCGGCGGCCTCCTCGCCGGCGGCGGACGGCGCAGCTCCTGGGGCGGCGGCTCGTCGTGGGGTGGCGGCTCCTCCTGGGGCGGGTCGAGCGGATCCCGCGGCGGGTCGCGCGGCGGCAGCTCCCGAGGCGGTTTCGGCGGCGGCTCCCGCAGCTCCGGCGGCGGCTCGCGCGGCGGGTCGAGCGGACGCAGCCGCGGCGGCCGGTTCTAG
- a CDS encoding PspA/IM30 family protein, with translation MAEKQTILGRIGQLARANINALLDRAEDPEKMLNQLIRDYTNNIVEAENAIAQTIGNVRLAQADLESDRAAVQEWGAKAAAAAATAQRKAADGDTTEAARFENLAKVALGKQLQYEREVASAEPLVASQADTAEKLKAGLAGMKDKLSQLQSKRDELVARAKAAQAQRQVQESIGSINVLDPTSEISRWEDSVRREEAHAAGQAELAASSFESQFEALEAEGDKTEIELRLEALKSGNPAGGVLPPARTYDELES, from the coding sequence ATGGCAGAGAAGCAGACGATCCTCGGCCGCATCGGCCAGCTCGCGCGGGCGAACATCAACGCGCTGCTGGACCGGGCCGAGGACCCGGAGAAGATGCTCAACCAGCTCATCCGGGACTACACGAACAACATCGTCGAGGCCGAGAACGCGATCGCCCAGACGATCGGCAACGTGCGCCTCGCGCAGGCCGACCTCGAGTCGGACCGCGCCGCCGTCCAGGAGTGGGGCGCGAAGGCCGCGGCCGCCGCGGCGACCGCCCAGCGCAAGGCCGCCGACGGCGACACCACCGAGGCCGCCCGGTTCGAGAACCTCGCGAAGGTCGCGCTCGGCAAGCAGCTCCAGTACGAGCGCGAGGTCGCCTCGGCTGAGCCGCTCGTCGCCAGCCAGGCGGACACGGCCGAGAAGCTCAAGGCCGGCCTCGCCGGGATGAAGGACAAGCTCTCCCAGCTCCAGTCGAAGCGCGACGAGCTGGTCGCCCGCGCCAAGGCCGCGCAGGCCCAGCGACAGGTCCAGGAGTCGATCGGCTCGATCAACGTGCTCGACCCGACCTCGGAGATCTCCCGCTGGGAGGACTCGGTGCGTCGCGAGGAGGCCCACGCGGCCGGCCAGGCCGAGCTGGCGGCGTCCAGCTTCGAGTCGCAGTTCGAGGCGCTCGAGGCCGAGGGCGACAAGACGGAGATCGAGCTGCGCCTCGAGGCCCTGAAGTCGGGCAACCCGGCCGGGGGCGTCCTCCCGCCGGCCCGCACGTACGACGAGCTCGAGAGCTGA
- a CDS encoding NYN domain-containing protein — protein MEQPGRRTYLLVDGENIDATLGMSVLGRRPNPEERPRWERVATFAEQLWHQPVTALFFLNASSGQMPMGFVQALLALGYHPIPLSGQAHEKVVDMGIQRTLEALVDRPGDVLLASHDGDFLPQVEALLDGPHRVGLLAFREFANAQFTELTEQGLTIHDLEDDLGAFTAPLPRVRIIPIDVFDPTRYL, from the coding sequence ATGGAGCAGCCAGGACGCCGTACGTACCTCCTCGTCGACGGCGAGAACATCGACGCAACGCTCGGCATGAGCGTCCTCGGACGCCGCCCCAACCCGGAGGAGCGTCCGCGCTGGGAGCGCGTCGCGACCTTCGCCGAGCAGCTGTGGCACCAGCCCGTCACGGCGCTGTTCTTCCTCAACGCCTCGTCCGGGCAGATGCCGATGGGCTTCGTCCAGGCGCTCCTCGCCCTCGGCTACCACCCGATCCCGCTGTCGGGTCAGGCCCACGAAAAGGTCGTCGACATGGGTATCCAGCGCACGCTGGAGGCCCTCGTCGACCGTCCCGGTGACGTCCTCCTCGCGAGCCACGACGGCGACTTCCTCCCGCAGGTCGAGGCGCTGCTCGACGGGCCGCACCGCGTCGGTCTCCTCGCGTTCCGCGAGTTCGCGAACGCCCAGTTCACCGAGCTGACGGAGCAGGGCCTCACGATCCACGACCTCGAGGACGACCTCGGCGCCTTCACCGCGCCGCTGCCGCGGGTCCGGATCATCCCGATCGACGTGTTCGACCCGACGCGCTACCTCTGA
- a CDS encoding response regulator transcription factor: protein MSTLGQPRSDEREARIAVVDDERNIRELLEASLRFAGFEVVSAATGQEAIVTLLNERVDLVVLDVMLPDLDGFEVTRRLRERGITTPVLFLTARDDVPSTVTGLTVGGDDYVTKPFSLEELVARIRAVLRRTASAKAASAVLRYADLEIDSDAHEVRRAGRIIELSPTEFELLRYLTANAGRVLSRQQILDHVWDYDWRGEPTIVESYISYLRRKIDQPSPDGSGSDKPVPLIHTKRGLGYVLKTP, encoded by the coding sequence GTGAGCACCCTGGGGCAGCCGCGGTCCGACGAGCGCGAGGCACGGATCGCCGTCGTCGACGACGAGCGCAACATCCGCGAGCTTCTCGAGGCGTCCCTGCGGTTCGCGGGCTTCGAGGTCGTGAGCGCCGCCACCGGGCAGGAGGCGATCGTCACCCTGCTCAACGAGCGGGTCGACCTCGTCGTGCTCGACGTCATGCTCCCCGACCTCGACGGCTTCGAGGTCACCCGCCGCCTGCGCGAGCGCGGCATCACCACGCCGGTCCTCTTCCTCACGGCGCGCGACGACGTCCCGTCGACCGTCACCGGCCTCACGGTCGGCGGCGACGACTACGTGACGAAGCCGTTCAGCCTCGAGGAGCTGGTCGCCCGCATCCGCGCGGTGCTGCGTCGGACCGCGAGCGCCAAGGCCGCCTCCGCCGTCCTGCGCTACGCCGACCTCGAGATCGACTCCGACGCCCACGAGGTGCGGCGCGCCGGGCGGATCATCGAGCTGTCGCCCACCGAGTTCGAGCTGCTGCGCTACCTCACCGCCAACGCGGGCCGCGTGCTCTCGCGCCAGCAGATCCTCGACCACGTGTGGGACTACGACTGGCGCGGCGAGCCGACCATCGTCGAGTCCTACATCTCCTACCTGCGGCGCAAGATCGACCAGCCGTCCCCCGACGGGTCCGGAAGCGACAAGCCGGTTCCGCTCATCCACACCAAGCGCGGGCTCGGCTACGTGCTCAAGACCCCGTGA